A single region of the Brassica rapa cultivar Chiifu-401-42 chromosome A03, CAAS_Brap_v3.01, whole genome shotgun sequence genome encodes:
- the LOC103859426 gene encoding xyloglucan endotransglucosylase/hydrolase protein 2, which translates to MDKREYMFSVLVLFLIGTVGAGVPAGGRPFDDNYVVTWGNVLKLNQGREVQLSMDKSSGAGFQSKHKFGSGFFQMRIKLPPKDTAGVVTAFYLTSKGDTQDELDFEFLGAREGKPIQIQTNVFINGQGNREQKFVLWFDPSADFHTYGILWNPYQIAFYVDNVPIRIFKNNKRYGVGYPSKPMTLVVSLWNGEAWATEGGKAKINWSYAPFKANFERFSDSGCHADGRTINAKVCGSTTYWWNTNQYSRLSANETTAFKNVRAKYMTYDYCSDHPRYPVPPTECRLNQ; encoded by the exons atggatAAGAGAGAATATATGTTTTCAGTTTTAGTACTGTTCCTGATCGGTACCGTTGGTGCGGGGGTTCCTGCTGGAGGTCGACCGTTCGATGACAACTATGTTGTTACGTGGGGAAATGTCTTGAAACTCAACCAAGGGAGAGAAGTCCAGCTCTCCATGGACAAATCTTCAG GTGCTGGTTTTCAGTCTAAACACAAGTTCGGATCAGGATTCTTTCAAATGAGAATCAAGTTGCCTCCAAAAGATACTGCTGGAGTTGTGACAGCTTTTTAT TTGACTTCGAAGGGAGATACCCAGGACGAGCTAGACTTCGAGTTCCTTGGGGCTAGAGAAGGAAAACCGATACAAATTCAAACAAATGTTTTTATCAATGGTCAAGGAAATAGAGAACAGAAGTTTGTTCTTTGGTTCGATCCATCCGCAGATTTTCACACTTATGGGATTCTCTGGAATCCGTATCAAATTGC GTTTTACGTGGACAATGTTCCAATACGaatattcaaaaataacaaaagatATGGCGTAGGCTATCCATCAAAGCCGATGACATTGGTAGTTAGTCTGTGGAACGGCGAGGCATGGGCAACAGAAGGTGGTAAGGCCAAAATTAATTGGTCATATGCTCCTTTTAAAGCCAATTTTGAAAGGTTTTCTGATTCTGGTTGTCACGCGGATGGTCGGACCATCAACGCAAAAGTATGTGGTTCAACAACCTACTGGTGGAATACGAACCAATATAGTAGGTTAAGTGCAAATGAAACTACGGCATTCAAGAATGTGAGAGCGAAGTATATGACGTACGATTATTGTTCTGATCATCCTAGGTATCCTGTTCCTCCTACGGAATGTCGATTGAATCAATGA
- the LOC103859427 gene encoding regulator of MON1-CCZ1 complex codes for MPSSSQTSVGSGALSHAYIQHPSLRCNVPESRGLFYDDANRLLICVTSSQVFSWETATFNPDVSPSVDSIPEGPILSIRFSLDKKMIAVQRSDCEIHFFHRETKQTLTHKCKAGSESILGFFWSDSPLCDLAVVKTSGMDLFACDSAMNLRLVETKKVNVNWYIYTHESRLVLLASGLQCKTITGFQLSTAGVVRLPKFEMTLATTESNSKPIISPGDVHLITVYGRIYCLQVDMEAMLLHTYRFYRDAVVQQGSLPIYSSKLSVSVVDNLLLVHQIDAKVVIIYDLFVDSRAPVSAPLPLLWRGYQGSDTSSQQENEGTESSTSSENIVMYEDAWTFLVPDLILDQTNKVLWRVHLDLEAISASSSDRSSLLEFLQRRKLEANKAKQLCLGIARTLILERRPATQVTQAIDVLVTAYSYSVKAGIYKELKNEKTTATTPTNDGASPDNERGRASGSSIDEEEEVEMNLPSGSADEQQESQLSSPAISPDELYKFVFASVEEAMVEESDYLVAIITEFLRSISAEKLKVDLNIYVMTVRLLAHSKRFAELSLFTTNKIIEPSKEVALQLLESGGQNLRVRKLGLDMLRQLSLHHEYISSLVQDGYYLEALRYAQKRKVTSVRSSLFLEAAFASNDMQHLAAILRVLSELIPGFKETSEYYTFHGLLNETSSSVAV; via the exons AT GCCTTCAAGTTCACAGACAAGTGTCGGCTCTGGTGCTTTGTCACATGCTTATATACAACATCCATCCCTACGTTGCAATGTTCCTGAATCCAGGGGGTTGTTCTACGATGATGCCAACAGATTGCTAATTTGTGTCACATCTAGTCAGGTCTTTTCATGGGAAACAGCTACCTTTAATCCTGATGTATCTCCTTCAGTTGATTCTATACCCGAAGGGCCTATCCTATCTATCAGATTCTCTCTTGATAAAAAAATGATAGCTGTGCAAAGATCTGACTGTGAAATCCATTTTTTTCATCGAGAGACCAAGCAGACACTTACTCACAAGTGCAAGGCAGGGTCGGAGAGCATTCTCGGATTCTTCTGGAGTGACTCTCCTTTATGTGATCTTGCAGTTGTTAAAACCAG TGGCATGGACTTGTTTGCTTGTGATTCTGCGATGAATCTACGTTTGGTGGAAACCAAGAAAGTGAATGTGAATTGGTACATCTACACACATGAAAGTCGACTTGTTCTTCTTGCATCAGGGTTGCAGTGCAAGACAATTACTGGGTTTCAG CTTTCCACCGCAGGAGTTGTTCGTTTGCCGAAATTTGAAATGACCCTGGCTACAACTGAATCCAACAGCAAACCTATTATCTCCCCTGGAGATGTGCACTTAATCACTGT CTATGGCCGAATATATTGCTTACAAGTGGACATGGAAGCCATGCTTCTCCACACATACAGGTTCTACCGAGATGCAGTCGTTCAACAA GGTTCGTTGCCAATATACTCAAGCAAGTTGTCGGTGAGTGTGGTCGACAACTTACTGCTCGTCCACCAAATCGATGCAAAGGTTGTTATCATCTACGACTTATTCGTGGACTCTCGAGCTCCCGTGTCTGCTCCTCTTCCTTTGCTGTGGAGGGGTTACCAAGGCTCCGACACATCTTCTCAACAAGAAAATGAGGGCACAGAATCATCTACAAGCAGTGAAAACATAGTTATGTATGAAGATGCATGGACCTTTCTTGTTCCGGACCTTATCCTGGATCAGACTAACAAGGTTCTGTGGAGGGTGCATTTGGATCTTGAG GCAATTTCCGCTAGCAGCTCAGACAGGAGTTCTCTTCTTGAATTCCTACAGCGAAGGAAGTTGGAAGCAAATAAG GCCAAACAACTATGCTTGGGGATAGCAAGGACTCTTATATTGGAACGCAGACCAGCAACACAGGTTACACAGGCAATAGATGTACTGGTCACAGCATATTCATACTCGGTTAAAGCTGGTATATACAAGGAACTAAAGAACGAAAAAACCACTGCAACTACTCCAACAAACGATGGTGCATCTCCTG ATAACGAAAGAGGTAGAGCATCTGGAAGCAgtattgatgaagaagaagaagttgaaatGAACCTACCATCAGGTTCTGCTGATGAGCAGCAGGAATCTCAGCTTTCGTCACCAGCCATTTCACCTGATGAGCTCTACAAGTTTGTGTTTGCTTCTGTGGAGGAAGCGATGGTTGAGGAATCTGACTACCTAGTTGCTATCATAACTGAGTTCCTTCGCAG TATAAGCGCAGAGAAACTCAAAGTGGATCTCAACATATATGTGATGACCGTCAGACTTTTAGCTCACAGTAAACGATTTGCAGAACTGTCACTATTCACCACGAACAAG ATAATCGAACCATCAAAGGAAGTCGCGCTTCAGCTTCTCGAGAGCGGTGGCCAAAACCTGCGGGTAAGGAAACTTGGGCTTGATATGCTGAGACAGCTCTCGTTGCACCATGAGTACATCTCCTCACTTGTGCAAGATGGATACTATCTTGAAGCTCTGCGTTATGCTCAGAAGCGCAAG GTGACGAGTGTGCGATCGTCGCTGTTTCTGGAAGCAGCATTCGCGTCGAATGATATGCAGCATTTGGCTGCAATATTGAGGGTCTTGTCGGAACTGATTCCTGGATTCAAAGAAACTTCAGAGTATTACACATTTCATGGTCTTCTTAATGAGACCAGTTCGTCAGTTGCTGTCTGA
- the LOC103859428 gene encoding zinc finger CCCH domain-containing protein 36: MDTLKRGRPEANSNGGGFKKSKQEMESTGLGSKSKPCTKFFSTSGCPFGENCHFSHYVPGGYNAVAQLTNMAPPMPQVSRNMQGSGGGGRFSGPGHVSSFGASATAKISVDASLAGAIIGKGGVSSKQIYRQTGAKLTIQDHERDPNLKNIELEGTFEQINEASVMVRELIGRLNSAARRPPGGGGGIGSEGKPHPGSNFKTKMCERFSKGSCTFGDRCHFAHGEAELRRSGIPS, from the exons ATGGATACTCTTAAGAGAGGACGGCCTGAAGCTAACTCCAATGGCGGCGGGTTTAAGAAGTCTAAGCAAG AGATGGAATCAACTGGTTTAGGAAGCAAATCGAAGCCATGCACTAAATTTTTCAG CACTTCTGGCTGTCCTTTTGGAGAGAACTGCCATTTCTCGCACTATGTTCCCGGAGGATACAATGCTGTAGCACAGCTGACAAACATGGCACCACCCATGCCTCAAGTTTCAAGAAACATGCAAGGATCTGGTGGTGGAGGGAGATTCTCAGGCCCTGGCCACGTCTCCAGCTTTGGTGCCTCGGCCACAGCAAAAATCAGCGTGGATGCTTCATTGGCAGGCGCAATCATTGGAAAAGGTGGAGTCAGTTCTAAACAGATATATCGTCAAACTGGGGCGAAGTTAACGATTCAAGATCACGAGAGAGACCCGAACCTGAAGAACATTGAGCTTGAAGGAACGTTTGAGCAGATAAACGAGGCGAGCGTGATGGTTAGAGAGCTTATTGGGAGGCTTAACTCGGCAGCTAGGAGACCacctggtggtggtggtgggatTGGTTCTGAAGGGAAACCGCATCCAGGGAGCAACTTCAAGACGAAGATGTGTGAGAGATTCTCTAAAGGAAGCTGTACATTTGGTGATAGATGCCACTTTGCACACGGGGAAGCGGAGCTACGCAGGTCAGGAATCCCCTCCTGA
- the LOC103859430 gene encoding protein EMSY-LIKE 1 isoform X1: MEAQIHQLEQEAYTAVLRAFKAQSDAISWDKESLITELRKELRVSDDEHRELLSRVNKDDTIQRIRDWRQGGGSQVLSRHAASQGFDVVPSPTFSASRKKQKTFPSYHPSIGPAGNRSFNSRVVSGGIAGDGSAEALIGRKVWTKWPEDNHFYEAIITQYNAVEGRHALVYDINAINETWEWVDLKEIPPEDIRWDGEESGVALNAGLGSGSIRGNRRNQSHFGRGRGPRIHQPRREFLPPPTHQNGGGDDIELFNTDLLVKEVERVFDATHPDPFELDKAKKMLKEHEQALMAAIARLADTSDGEIEGDPPYSHDHAMQQG, translated from the exons ATGGAGGCACAAATTCATCAACTTGAGCAGGAAGCTTATACCGCTGTTTTAAGGGCCTTTAAAGCGCAGTCTGATGCCATTTCTTGG GATAAAGAAAGCTTGATAACAGAGTTGCGTAAAGAACTGAGAGTATCTGATGACGAACACCGAGAGCTTCTGAGTAGGGTCAATAAGGATGATACTATCCAACGGATAAG GGATTGGAGACAGGGAGGcggaagccaagttctttctaGACATGCAGCTAGTCAGGGGTTTGATGTTGTCCCTAGTCCAACTTTCTCAGCTTCCCGGAAGAAACAGAAGACATTCCCATCT TATCATCCATCAATTGGTCCAGCTGGAAATAGGTCATTCAATAGCCGTGTTGTATCCGGTGGCATAGCAGGAGATGGATCTGCTGAAGCTCTTATCGGAAGAAAAGTGTGGACAAAGTGGCCTGAAGACAACCACTTTTATGAAGCAATTATAACCCAGTACAACGCCGTTGAG GGTCGGCATGCGTTGGTGTATGATATAAACGCAATAAATGAAACGTGGGAATGGGTTGATCTCAAGGAG atACCACCGGAAGATATAAGATGGGATGGAGAGGAGAGTGGGGTAGCCTTAAATGCTGGACTTGGAAGTGGATCAATCCGTGGGAACCGAAGAAACCAAAGCCATTTTGGTAGAGGGAGAGGACCAAGAATTCATCAACCGAGAAGAGAATTTTTACCACCACCAACACATCAGAATGGTGGTGGTGATGATATTGAACTGTTCAACACAGACTTGCTTGTGAAggag GTGGAGAGAGTTTTTGATGCTACTCATCCTGATCCTTTTGAGCTTGATAAGGCCAAGAAAATGCTCAAG GAACATGAACAAGCGCTTATGGCTGCCATTGCAAGGCTTGCAGATACTTCTGATGGTGAAATTG AAGGAGATCCACCATATTCGCACGACCATGCAATGCAACAGGGATGA
- the LOC103859430 gene encoding protein EMSY-LIKE 1 isoform X2 has protein sequence MEAQIHQLEQEAYTAVLRAFKAQSDAISWDKESLITELRKELRVSDDEHRELLSRVNKDDTIQRIRDWRQGGGSQVLSRHAASQGFDVVPSPTFSASRKKQKTFPSYHPSIGPAGNRSFNSRVVSGGIAGDGSAEALIGRKVWTKWPEDNHFYEAIITQYNAVEGRHALVYDINAINETWEWVDLKEIPPEDIRWDGEESGVALNAGLGSGSIRGNRRNQSHFGRGRGPRIHQPRREFLPPPTHQNGGGDDIELFNTDLLVKEVERVFDATHPDPFELDKAKKMLKEHEQALMAAIARLADTSDGEIGDPPYSHDHAMQQG, from the exons ATGGAGGCACAAATTCATCAACTTGAGCAGGAAGCTTATACCGCTGTTTTAAGGGCCTTTAAAGCGCAGTCTGATGCCATTTCTTGG GATAAAGAAAGCTTGATAACAGAGTTGCGTAAAGAACTGAGAGTATCTGATGACGAACACCGAGAGCTTCTGAGTAGGGTCAATAAGGATGATACTATCCAACGGATAAG GGATTGGAGACAGGGAGGcggaagccaagttctttctaGACATGCAGCTAGTCAGGGGTTTGATGTTGTCCCTAGTCCAACTTTCTCAGCTTCCCGGAAGAAACAGAAGACATTCCCATCT TATCATCCATCAATTGGTCCAGCTGGAAATAGGTCATTCAATAGCCGTGTTGTATCCGGTGGCATAGCAGGAGATGGATCTGCTGAAGCTCTTATCGGAAGAAAAGTGTGGACAAAGTGGCCTGAAGACAACCACTTTTATGAAGCAATTATAACCCAGTACAACGCCGTTGAG GGTCGGCATGCGTTGGTGTATGATATAAACGCAATAAATGAAACGTGGGAATGGGTTGATCTCAAGGAG atACCACCGGAAGATATAAGATGGGATGGAGAGGAGAGTGGGGTAGCCTTAAATGCTGGACTTGGAAGTGGATCAATCCGTGGGAACCGAAGAAACCAAAGCCATTTTGGTAGAGGGAGAGGACCAAGAATTCATCAACCGAGAAGAGAATTTTTACCACCACCAACACATCAGAATGGTGGTGGTGATGATATTGAACTGTTCAACACAGACTTGCTTGTGAAggag GTGGAGAGAGTTTTTGATGCTACTCATCCTGATCCTTTTGAGCTTGATAAGGCCAAGAAAATGCTCAAG GAACATGAACAAGCGCTTATGGCTGCCATTGCAAGGCTTGCAGATACTTCTGATGGTGAAATTG GAGATCCACCATATTCGCACGACCATGCAATGCAACAGGGATGA